From a region of the Vaginimicrobium propionicum genome:
- a CDS encoding IS1249 family transposase: MKGACNQPVCGVCGSKLVKNGRTSAGRTRWRCKSCGASTTQARPDVTAKAQARLFAKWLLEGFTARQLGLAKTSFANKISWCWQVEVPKPPVTGEVYDQVLLDGIYLAYDWCLITATNGKKIVDWQWCAHENSAAYRALMSRLPAPAVVVTDGGAGVAKALRLTWPGTLVQRCLFHVRANTITDLTRRPQSDAGKALLELANRLVATKTSQGAGEWLSLLQDFYRLYRGFINEKSYGIDPVGHQQWWWTHERVRRAYKRLERLARAGHLFTWLDPQFDRADIQATTSRLEGSVNAQIHRLLNAHRGMSEAHMKTAVKWLLNQKSIDPADPVAWLTTHRHNTDQAKPKPSSPGPAGPADYDTAIDYDTSFQDGSLHIRKGWAGR, translated from the coding sequence GTGAAGGGTGCTTGCAATCAACCTGTTTGTGGAGTATGCGGTTCGAAGCTGGTCAAGAATGGTCGTACTAGCGCAGGGCGGACGCGTTGGCGGTGTAAATCTTGCGGGGCCTCGACGACTCAAGCCCGTCCTGATGTGACGGCTAAAGCCCAAGCCAGACTTTTCGCTAAATGGCTTTTGGAGGGATTTACGGCGCGTCAGCTTGGGCTAGCGAAAACTTCTTTTGCCAATAAGATCAGCTGGTGCTGGCAGGTCGAGGTTCCTAAACCGCCAGTTACTGGTGAGGTCTATGATCAGGTGCTGCTTGACGGCATCTATCTTGCTTACGACTGGTGTCTGATCACTGCCACTAACGGGAAGAAGATTGTTGATTGGCAGTGGTGCGCCCACGAAAATTCTGCTGCTTATCGGGCGTTGATGAGTAGGTTGCCTGCCCCGGCCGTGGTGGTCACCGACGGTGGGGCTGGGGTGGCTAAAGCGTTACGCCTGACCTGGCCAGGCACCCTGGTTCAACGCTGCTTGTTTCATGTTCGGGCTAACACCATCACTGATTTGACCAGGCGTCCTCAAAGTGATGCTGGCAAGGCATTACTTGAGCTAGCTAACCGGCTAGTGGCCACTAAAACATCTCAAGGCGCAGGTGAGTGGCTTAGCCTGCTGCAAGACTTCTATCGCCTCTATCGGGGGTTTATCAACGAGAAAAGCTACGGCATAGACCCCGTCGGGCACCAGCAGTGGTGGTGGACCCATGAGCGGGTTCGGCGGGCCTATAAACGCCTAGAACGTCTCGCTAGAGCCGGCCACTTGTTCACCTGGCTCGACCCCCAATTCGACCGAGCCGATATTCAAGCCACCACAAGTCGCCTCGAAGGCAGTGTTAACGCCCAGATCCATCGTCTACTTAATGCGCATCGAGGCATGAGCGAAGCTCACATGAAGACAGCGGTCAAGTGGCTGTTAAACCAAAAATCTATTGACCCGGCAGACCCGGTTGCCTGGCTGACCACCCACCGCCATAACACCGACCAAGCCAAACCAAAACCGTCATCCCCAGGCCCTGCTGGCCCGGCAGACTACGACACCGCTATCGACTACGACACCAGCTTCCAAGACGGCTCCCTACACATCCGTAAAGGCTGGGCCGGACGATGA